A window of the Leptolyngbyaceae cyanobacterium genome harbors these coding sequences:
- the cas6 gene encoding CRISPR-associated endoribonuclease Cas6, with protein sequence MPHSLVLHLVPQSPIPPQFLTGRHLHALFFNLVSSVDRKLGDYLHQSTADKAFTVSPLQPQHRQIKPGIKENTLQWEHQKAIPTGTSCWWRISLLDDTLFSQLTQLWLNINPEHPWHLGPADLYITRILGTPQANQPWANANSYAEIYQQASETNRVISLNFATPTAFRQGQFDTALPARECVFNSLLHRWNKYSQIEIDSIAIESIFPSFVDIRTEVLADSRSKFIGIVGEVVYRLLGDVEPLAIKQINALADFALYSGVGRKTPMGMGMTRRLLTSHSK encoded by the coding sequence ATGCCTCATAGCTTAGTCCTCCACCTCGTTCCCCAATCCCCAATTCCGCCGCAATTCCTCACCGGAAGACACTTACACGCTTTATTTTTCAATTTGGTTAGTTCGGTCGATCGCAAATTGGGAGACTACCTGCACCAGTCCACCGCTGACAAAGCTTTCACCGTCAGTCCCCTACAACCACAGCACCGCCAAATTAAACCGGGAATAAAAGAAAATACCCTGCAATGGGAACATCAAAAGGCAATTCCCACCGGGACGTCTTGTTGGTGGCGGATTTCCCTACTGGATGATACCTTATTCAGCCAGTTAACTCAACTGTGGTTAAATATCAATCCGGAACATCCTTGGCATCTTGGCCCAGCGGATTTATATATTACCAGAATTCTGGGAACTCCGCAAGCAAATCAACCTTGGGCGAATGCTAATAGTTATGCCGAAATCTATCAACAAGCAAGCGAAACTAATCGGGTAATTTCTCTTAATTTTGCTACGCCAACGGCTTTTCGGCAAGGACAATTCGATACGGCACTTCCGGCTAGGGAATGCGTGTTTAATAGTTTGTTGCATCGGTGGAATAAATATAGTCAAATTGAGATCGATAGTATTGCGATCGAATCTATTTTTCCCAGCTTTGTTGATATCCGGACTGAAGTTTTGGCAGACTCACGGAGCAAGTTTATCGGCATTGTGGGAGAAGTGGTTTATCGATTGCTGGGTGATGTAGAACCTTTGGCAATTAAGCAGATTAATGCTTTGGCAGATTTTGCCCTTTACAGTGGAGTTGGTAGAAAAACTCCAATGGGAATGGGGATGACTAGAAGATTATTAACTTCTCACTCTAAATAA
- a CDS encoding PDDEXK nuclease domain-containing protein, with protein sequence MLEVKQRIYSAQYEALKAVNQELIALYWDIGKMIVTHQQQASWGKSIVEQLAKDLQAEFPGIGGFSAANLWRMRLFYETYTQNEKLAPMVREIGWTHNIVILEKCKNDLEREFYIKMTRKFGWTKNVLIHQIENQTYEKTLLNQTNFDRSLPEEIRDRAKLAVKDEYTFDFLELGDEYSERQLEQAILAKVEPFLKEMGGMFAFIGSQYRLEISDREYFIDLMMYHRQLKCLVAIELKTGEFLPEYVGKMQFYLAALDDKIKLPDENSAIGIILCKSKDKTIVEYALKESNKPIGVATYQVVSKLPEELKNQLPAPEQVAKLLDGIER encoded by the coding sequence ATGCTAGAAGTAAAACAAAGAATTTACTCTGCTCAATATGAAGCATTAAAAGCAGTTAATCAAGAATTAATTGCTCTTTACTGGGATATTGGCAAGATGATTGTTACTCATCAACAGCAAGCTAGTTGGGGTAAATCAATCGTGGAACAACTGGCAAAAGATTTGCAGGCAGAATTCCCTGGTATTGGTGGATTCTCGGCAGCTAATCTTTGGCGAATGCGGCTTTTCTACGAAACTTATACGCAAAATGAAAAACTCGCACCAATGGTGCGAGAAATTGGTTGGACTCACAATATCGTCATTCTCGAAAAGTGTAAAAATGACTTAGAGCGAGAGTTTTATATCAAGATGACTCGCAAATTTGGTTGGACAAAAAATGTTTTAATCCACCAAATTGAGAATCAAACTTATGAAAAGACTCTGCTTAATCAAACTAATTTCGATCGCTCTCTACCAGAGGAAATCCGCGATCGGGCCAAACTAGCAGTTAAGGATGAGTACACTTTTGATTTTTTGGAATTGGGAGACGAGTATAGCGAACGGCAGCTAGAACAAGCAATTTTAGCCAAAGTCGAGCCATTCCTAAAAGAAATGGGTGGTATGTTTGCTTTTATTGGCAGTCAGTATCGCTTGGAAATTAGCGATCGCGAATATTTTATTGATTTGATGATGTATCACCGTCAGCTGAAGTGTTTAGTTGCTATTGAGCTAAAAACAGGTGAATTTTTACCTGAGTATGTTGGCAAAATGCAATTTTATTTAGCTGCTTTGGATGATAAAATAAAGTTACCCGATGAAAATTCTGCTATAGGTATTATCCTGTGTAAATCTAAGGATAAAACGATTGTCGAGTATGCACTGAAGGAATCAAATAAACCAATTGGTGTTGCTACTTATCAAGTCGTTTCTAAATTGCCTGAAGAACTAAAAAATCAGCTTCCTGCACCAGAACAAGTTGCCAAGCTATTAGATGGGATTGAGCGATGA
- the cas3 gene encoding type I-D CRISPR-associated helicase Cas3' has protein sequence MTNERLVIQLEPRSIAKCSDLPPELAFMGNALQHQFEVFEQSRDADIIVDLAPTGTGKTSASLTVVLHQPNKNAVYVAPTNALVEQQTEAAKEFVCSAGLSHVVKAATAKEIKSWPDDKVGKRPGEKLYNVLRNPATVFDDVGANQPILLVTNPDIFYYATFFGYNRLDRVNLASSFFTTFGTIIFDEFHLYDAKQLVGLLFYLAYSHIFGFFQYGHRIVLLTATPEKACEAALSSLKAKGVRIAWIDGESSNGNLLPSQTTVNLELRPQPDKDEWLNELMNEVVKCLREKPDRNGAVILDSLDNINRLSNLLQQKGLGDRIGRITGPAPKPDRKRAMQCQIILATSTVDVGFNFEREPVPSRQNLDWLIFTARDRASFWQRLGRVGRVLGKSETDIPSEAIAYLPSLAWEQGLSSLNCSGGREALKQILDNLPCMDKPFLLAYWRSEAFLEIARPLLEMEGMLENQTGSEFITQLFETLQKTLGGNRTWEHYRYRMRVLKGAEEIAKTAEKTLKREWKYIKNGQAFVKKFLEVHYPEEFEDLKAGYTKIEEYEELFQDDPEAAANLKEFAQIWSASYAPLFQFRSSLFASIPIRDPKGLLLDESEETVLDPTHLLRYYEFVQNGEFIEVISRAKTTYELSFRLRYQGKHQEFVNKELNKLTAFSNCRITRMQGGAISPTPLLKEIEKHLLPGVIICPIANAAAIYQLQKERIISYPIFVVCNDKEKEYKFLPGLAGILAMAMKSKQLRLPDNEPLIV, from the coding sequence ATGACCAATGAAAGATTAGTGATTCAACTTGAACCTCGCAGTATCGCTAAATGTAGCGATTTACCTCCTGAATTGGCATTCATGGGTAATGCACTTCAGCATCAATTTGAGGTATTTGAACAGTCTCGCGATGCCGATATTATTGTGGATTTAGCACCGACTGGAACGGGAAAAACAAGTGCAAGTTTGACTGTCGTGTTACATCAACCCAATAAAAATGCTGTTTACGTCGCACCGACAAATGCTTTAGTAGAACAACAAACAGAAGCCGCCAAAGAGTTTGTCTGTTCGGCAGGTTTATCTCATGTTGTTAAAGCTGCTACTGCTAAAGAGATTAAATCATGGCCTGATGATAAGGTTGGCAAACGTCCGGGTGAAAAGTTGTACAATGTGCTACGAAATCCTGCGACAGTTTTTGATGATGTTGGTGCTAATCAACCAATCCTGCTGGTGACAAACCCGGATATTTTCTATTACGCTACTTTTTTTGGTTACAATCGACTAGACCGGGTTAACTTAGCTAGTAGTTTTTTCACAACATTTGGAACTATCATTTTTGATGAGTTTCACCTCTATGATGCTAAACAGTTAGTTGGATTGTTGTTTTATCTTGCCTATTCTCATATTTTTGGCTTTTTCCAATATGGACATCGAATAGTTCTTTTAACAGCAACACCTGAAAAAGCTTGTGAAGCAGCGTTGTCAAGCTTAAAAGCAAAGGGTGTGAGAATTGCATGGATTGATGGCGAAAGTAGTAATGGTAATCTTTTGCCTTCGCAAACAACAGTTAATCTTGAATTAAGACCGCAACCTGATAAAGATGAATGGTTGAATGAACTGATGAACGAAGTAGTCAAATGTTTGCGAGAAAAACCAGATCGCAATGGTGCGGTTATTCTTGATTCTCTTGACAATATCAATCGTTTATCTAACTTACTGCAACAAAAAGGATTAGGCGATCGTATTGGGCGAATTACTGGCCCAGCACCTAAACCAGACAGAAAACGAGCGATGCAATGCCAGATAATTTTAGCAACTAGCACGGTAGATGTTGGTTTTAATTTTGAAAGGGAACCTGTACCTAGTAGACAAAATCTAGATTGGTTGATTTTTACAGCACGCGATCGCGCTTCTTTTTGGCAAAGATTGGGAAGAGTTGGACGGGTGTTAGGTAAGTCTGAAACGGATATTCCTTCAGAAGCGATCGCATACTTACCTTCTCTCGCTTGGGAACAAGGTTTAAGTTCTCTCAACTGTTCGGGAGGACGGGAAGCACTTAAACAAATACTCGATAATCTTCCCTGTATGGACAAACCTTTTTTATTAGCTTATTGGCGATCGGAAGCATTTCTAGAGATTGCTCGTCCGTTGCTGGAAATGGAAGGAATGCTAGAAAATCAAACTGGTAGTGAATTTATTACGCAACTTTTCGAGACTTTACAAAAGACTCTGGGCGGAAATCGCACCTGGGAACATTACCGTTACAGGATGCGCGTTTTAAAAGGTGCAGAAGAAATTGCTAAAACTGCTGAAAAAACTCTCAAGCGTGAGTGGAAATACATCAAAAACGGTCAAGCTTTTGTGAAAAAATTTTTAGAGGTACATTATCCAGAGGAATTTGAGGATTTAAAAGCGGGATACACAAAGATAGAAGAGTACGAGGAGCTTTTTCAAGATGATCCTGAAGCTGCTGCTAATTTGAAAGAATTCGCTCAAATTTGGAGTGCTAGCTATGCACCACTATTTCAATTCCGTTCCAGTCTGTTTGCAAGTATTCCCATTCGCGATCCTAAAGGTCTTTTACTGGATGAATCAGAAGAGACAGTTTTAGATCCTACTCATCTATTACGTTACTATGAGTTTGTTCAGAACGGGGAATTTATTGAAGTAATTTCTCGCGCTAAAACAACCTATGAGTTGAGTTTTCGCTTGCGTTATCAGGGAAAACATCAAGAGTTTGTCAATAAAGAACTCAACAAATTGACTGCTTTCTCTAATTGCAGAATTACGCGAATGCAAGGGGGTGCGATTTCGCCAACTCCTCTGCTGAAAGAAATCGAAAAACATTTGCTACCTGGGGTTATCATTTGCCCGATCGCTAATGCTGCTGCTATTTACCAATTGCAAAAAGAAAGAATTATTTCCTATCCAATTTTTGTTGTTTGTAATGATAAGGAGAAAGAATACAAATTTTTACCCGGATTAGCAGGCATTCTTGCTATGGCAATGAAGAGTAAGCAGCTACGTCTGCCTGATAATGAACCTTTAATTGTTTAG
- the cas5d gene encoding type I-D CRISPR-associated protein Cas5/Csc1, producing the protein MSTLPFEKAKLVELWCAEPVFFASRELSDTYYTEGAIGNYALAYAFGWVNSPYRLQGEATGRPTYKEDLEPLANACYVLPASPINGRVRFRFERFNALSDSYWYSMTNNRVATAREDVPTFRITGKKPNSFRASNFPQTGRLRMIERGNRFQTLVFGDRELPAYIRLGKFQSKVKVNVVAELPVTLLPAGKYQSQFYLSVADLPPNIELLSFDLISMPPASLLKNLNFQAEAWGVGEAIVPANLHFCCGSKRNDQ; encoded by the coding sequence ATGTCTACACTTCCTTTTGAAAAGGCAAAATTGGTAGAGCTTTGGTGTGCAGAACCCGTCTTTTTTGCCTCTAGGGAGTTGTCAGATACCTATTACACTGAAGGTGCGATAGGGAATTATGCTCTTGCCTATGCTTTTGGCTGGGTAAATTCCCCCTATCGCCTTCAAGGTGAGGCTACCGGACGACCAACCTACAAAGAAGATTTAGAACCCCTAGCAAATGCCTGTTACGTATTACCAGCTTCACCAATAAATGGCAGAGTAAGATTTCGATTTGAAAGGTTTAATGCTCTTTCTGATAGCTACTGGTATTCGATGACTAATAACCGGGTAGCTACGGCGCGGGAAGATGTTCCAACCTTCAGGATAACAGGCAAAAAACCTAATTCATTTCGAGCTAGTAATTTTCCTCAAACCGGACGTTTACGGATGATCGAACGGGGAAACAGATTTCAAACTTTAGTATTTGGCGATCGCGAATTACCTGCATACATTCGCTTGGGAAAATTCCAGAGCAAAGTTAAAGTTAATGTTGTCGCTGAATTGCCTGTGACATTGTTACCTGCTGGTAAATACCAAAGTCAATTTTATCTGAGTGTAGCCGATTTGCCACCTAACATAGAACTGTTGTCTTTCGACTTAATTTCGATGCCTCCAGCTTCTTTGCTAAAAAATCTTAATTTTCAAGCCGAAGCTTGGGGAGTGGGTGAAGCGATCGTGCCAGCTAATTTACATTTCTGTTGTGGAAGTAAGCGCAATGACCAATGA
- the cas7d gene encoding type I-D CRISPR-associated protein Cas7/Csc2, giving the protein MSIEKLTPVIAKTYENFPKGRYITLVVLRETHSETIFRTEGSGEPLCTEFVQAGLSDSNIIQRLVMTKRKQVAPERRYGREFLRSHELLYTSKEGSLCSLNTNSPCEMCVDCFLYGFAAGGGGAQKSRIWTEDAFSILPATDVIGDRTINAIFENGTMRDENGKASTALNTSEYIKPGVHFLDVVTLKDVTADELRYVIGNILLTTRYGAVSSRVGRMENQILGVFGSITELPSSLELVQAVYDIFGQPLEHPLNSNRLISATKQVISNWTNRRGVTMQLSDPELTSLIEDVDRHWSEVERDNFLKRLSQSYEPFRQPVTETKKGKNKGKKTAVEAES; this is encoded by the coding sequence ATGTCAATTGAAAAATTAACCCCAGTCATTGCGAAAACTTATGAAAATTTCCCGAAGGGAAGGTATATCACTTTAGTGGTTCTTAGGGAAACTCATTCGGAAACAATTTTTCGTACAGAAGGCTCTGGTGAACCACTTTGTACTGAGTTTGTACAAGCTGGCTTAAGCGATTCAAATATTATTCAACGCTTGGTGATGACTAAGCGGAAACAGGTAGCACCAGAACGGCGTTACGGACGGGAATTTTTGCGATCGCATGAGCTTTTATACACCAGTAAAGAAGGTTCTCTCTGTTCTTTAAATACTAATTCACCCTGCGAAATGTGCGTAGATTGTTTTCTTTACGGTTTCGCTGCGGGAGGCGGTGGCGCACAAAAAAGCCGTATCTGGACTGAGGATGCTTTCAGTATTTTACCTGCTACCGATGTGATTGGCGATCGCACTATTAACGCCATCTTTGAAAATGGCACTATGCGAGATGAAAATGGTAAAGCATCAACCGCTTTAAATACCAGTGAATATATCAAACCGGGAGTTCATTTTCTCGATGTTGTCACGCTCAAAGATGTGACGGCTGATGAATTACGCTATGTCATTGGTAACATTCTTTTGACAACTCGCTACGGTGCTGTTTCTAGTCGAGTTGGACGCATGGAAAACCAAATATTAGGTGTATTTGGTAGCATCACAGAGTTGCCTAGTTCTTTGGAATTAGTACAGGCTGTTTATGATATTTTTGGGCAACCTTTAGAACATCCTTTAAATAGCAATCGCCTAATTTCAGCCACCAAACAAGTCATTTCAAATTGGACTAACAGGCGGGGAGTTACCATGCAGTTATCTGATCCTGAATTAACTTCTTTAATTGAAGATGTAGATCGCCATTGGTCGGAAGTAGAACGAGATAATTTCCTCAAGCGATTAAGTCAATCTTACGAACCTTTCCGTCAGCCTGTAACTGAAACTAAAAAAGGCAAAAACAAGGGAAAGAAAACCGCAGTAGAAGCAGAGAGTTAA